Proteins found in one Dermacentor silvarum isolate Dsil-2018 chromosome 8, BIME_Dsil_1.4, whole genome shotgun sequence genomic segment:
- the LOC119460631 gene encoding anhydro-N-acetylmuramic acid kinase has translation MPDYRVIGVMSGSSLDGLDIIYVTFQVNGDTWKYKIEHTNCQPYGKYWANKLQHAARSMSALEYQLFHTEYGRYLGDCVNIFIRDKQLQGKVDLVACHGHTVFHQPAQLTTAQVGDGAAVAAVTGLPTVSDFRSVDIALEGQGSPFSLAAERKLFGSEYQYFLNIGGMACLTYVDKCNKDSFAMDVCPANQLLNLLAEHEGQTFDNEGRIAAAGTVNTRLLKDLDGFTYYMKPLPKSLGVDFGPEILYPLICARDLSTPDAMRTFMAHICNQVVATVCAVKKRVGVEYPGHCKMLVTGGGARNKMLVDELTKMLKNEDITVTVPTDELVKFKEALMTAVLGVLRVRQEVNFFSKVSGAKRDSVGGALWCGAVEQA, from the coding sequence ATGCCCGATTACAGGGTCATCGGGGTCATGAGCGGCAGTTCGCTCGACGGCCTCGATATCATCTACGTGACTTTTCAGGTCAACGGCGACACTTGGAAGTACAAAATCGAGCACACCAATTGTCAACCGTATGGTAAATACTGGGCAAACAAGCTCCAGCACGCGGCGCGCTCGATGAGCGCCCTGGAATACCAACTGTTTCACACCGAATACGGCCGCTACCTCGGAGACTGCGTCAACATTTTCATCCGCGACAAGCAGCTGCAGGGTAAAGTCGACTTAGTGGCCTGTCACGGCCACACTGTGTTCCATCAGCCAGCTCAGCTGACAACTGCACAAGTCGGGGATGGTGCCGCTGTTGCTGCTGTAACCGGACTGCCCACTGTCAGCGACTTCAGATCAGTGGACATTGCTTTGGAAGGCCAAGGCTCCCCATTCTCGCTGGCAGCGGAAAGGAAGCTCTTTGGCAGTGAATACCAGTACTTCCTGAACATAGGGGGCATGGCGTGCCTTACATATGTTGACAAATGCAACAAAGACAGCTTTGCTATGGATGTCTGTCCTGCCAACCAGCTTTTGAACCTCCTCGCTGAGCACGAGGGTCAAACTTTTGACAATGAAGGGAGGATAGCAGCTGCGGGAACTGTTAACACCCGGCTACTGAAGGACCTCGATGGTTTCACGTACTACATGAAACCCTTGCCCAAGTCCCTTGGCGTAGACTTTGGCCCAGAAATCCTGTACCCGTTGATATGTGCCCGTGACCTGTCCACTCCCGATGCCATGCGGACTTTCATGGCGCACATCTGCAACCAGGTGGTGGCAACGGTGTGTGCTGTCAAGAAGAGAGTTGGTGTCGAGTATCCGGGCCACTGCAAGATGCTGGTCACTGGCGGTGGTGCCCGTAACAAAATGCTTGTGGACGAGTTGACCAAAATGCTCAAAAATGAAGATATTACCGTCACCGTGCCGACGGACGAACTCGTCAAGTTTAAGGAAGCCCTCATGACTGCTGTCCTTGGCGTGCTGAGGGTGAGGCAAGAGGTCAACTTCTTCAGCAAAGTGTCAGGAGCAAAGCGCGATTCTGTGGGTGGTGCGCTTTGGTGTGGGGCAGTCGAGCAAGCTTAG